The sequence ATCGCGGAGGCGCAGGACCATCCCGATGTCGAGGAACTGCACCGCCGCGCCGTCGCCGTGGACGACCGCATCTCCATCTCCACCGTCTACCGCACGGTGAAGCTGTTCGAGGATGCCGGCATCATCGCCCGTCACGATTTCCGCGACGGCCGCTCGCGCTACGAGCCGGTGCCGGACGAGCATCACGACCATCTCATCGATCTGCGCAACGGCACGGTGGTGGAGTTCCGCTCCGAGGAGATCGAGCAGTTGCAGGAAGAGATCGCCCGCAAGCTCGGCTACCGCCTCGTCGGCCACCGGCTGGAGCTTTACGGCGTGCCGCTCGACCCCAAGAAGGACTGAAGCCGTGCGGGCGTGGCTGGTGATCGTGCCGGTCGTGCTCGTCACGCTGCTGGGCATTCCCCTGCAATGGCTCTCGGTGGCGCTGAGGCTGCCGACGCGGCGGACGATTCCCGTGCTCTATCACCGCCTCGTGCTGGCGCTCATCGGCGTGCGGGTACGGGTGGTCGGCGCTCCGGCGCCCGCGCGGCCGCTGCTCATCGTCGCCAACCATGTGTCCTGGCTCGACATTCTGGTGCTGGGCTCGCGCCTGCCGCTGTGCTTCGTCGCCAAGAGCGAGGTGGCGCGCTGGCCGGGCATCGGCCTGCTGGCGAAGCTCCAGCGCACCATCTTCGTCGACCGCACCTCCCGCACGGCGACGGGGCGGGTGGCGGGGGAAATGGCGGCGCGGATGAATGACGGCGATCCGGTGGTGCTGTTCGCCGAGGGCACGTCGAGCGACGGCAACCGGGTGCTGCCCTTCCGCTCGGCGCTGATCGGCGCCGCCCGCCAGGGCATGGGCGAGGAGGAAGGCGCGGCGGCCGCCATCCAGCCGCTCGCCATCGCCTATATCGGCCTCTCCGGCCTGCCGGTCGGCCGCGCCGGGCGCCCGCATCTCGCCTGGTATGGCGACATGGACCTCGCGCCGCATCTGATGGAGGTGCTGCGGCGCGGCGGCGTCGAGGTGGAGCTGCGCTTCGGCGCCCCGCTGGCGGCGGACGGGCGCAAGGCGGCGGCGCAGGAGGCCGAGCGCGCGGTGCGCCACCTGCTGGCGCAGGCCCTGAACGGGCGTCCTTGCTGAGGAAAACGGCGGAAATTCACGCCGCCTGCCCCTACGGCCGCCCCTGCCGCGCATTTCCTTTTCGCGCAAATCCCGCTACACAGAGCCATAGGCGTCAATCGCGGAGACGTGGACGATCTCGACCTGCAGTCGACCGAGGTGGGAACGAGCGGCGAGCAACGTGGGCGCCTTGCGGGAACGCGCCCACCGCGCCCTCGGGTTTCCAACGCAAGACGCCGCGCGGCTCCCTGTGGGCGCCCGGCACGGGTCGATCGACACGCAATGAGTGATACGCGCAAGCTCTACGTCCGCTCCTTCGGCTGCCAGATGAACGTCTATGACGCCCAGCGCATGACGGACACGCTGGCGAAAGAGGGCTATGTCGAAACCGACAGCCCGGACGACGCCGATCTGGTCATCCTCAACACCTGCCATATCCGCGAGAAGGCCGCCGAGAAGGTCTATTCCGAGCTCGGCCGGCTGAAGAAGGCGCAGGAAGAAGCCGGCCGCCGGCAGATGGTGGCGGTTGCCGGCTGCGTCGCGCAGGCGGAAGGTGGGGAAATCCTCAAGCGCGCGCGCGGCGTCGACCTCGTCGTCGGCCCGCAGAGCTACCACAAGCTGCCCGAACTGCTGGCCGATGCCGCGCGGCGCGGCCATAACCGGCGCGCCGGCATCGTCGAGACCGAGTTTCCGGTCGAGGACAAGTTCGACTTCCTGCCCCCGCCGACCCCGGCGGCGATCGCCAAGCGCGGCCCTACGGCTTTTGTCACCGTGCAGGAAGGCTGCGACAAATTCTGCACCTTCTGCGTCGTGCCCTATACGCGCGGGGCGGAAGTCTCGCGCCCGCTCCCAAAAATTCTCGACGAGGTGATCCGCCTCGCCGAGGCCGGGGTGCGGGAGGTGACGCTGATCGGCCAGAACGTCAACGCCTATCACGGCGCCGACGCCGCCGGCCGCACCGCGAACCTGCCCGAGCTGGTGCGTCGCATCGCCGAGGTGCCGGGCATCGCCCGCGTGCGCTACACCACCAGCCACCCGCGCGACATGGATGACGAGCTGATCGCCGCCCATCGCGAGCTGCCGGCGCTGATGCCCTATCTGCACCTGCCGGTGCAGTCCGGCTCCAACCGGGTGCTGGCGGCGATGAACCGCAAGCACGACCGCGAACTGTTCTTCGACATCGTGGCCCGCGTGCGCGCGGCCCGGCCGGATATCGCCTTCTCCTCGGATTTCATCGTCGGCTTCCCCGGCGAGACCGAGGCCGATTTCGCGGACACGATGGACCTTGTGGAGCGCGTGGGCTTCGCCTCCGCCTTCTCGTTCAAATATTCCTCGCGCCCCGGCACGCCGGCGGCGGGCATGGGCGAGCAGGTGCCGGAAGCGGCGAAGTCCGAGCGCATCCACGCGCTGCAGGCGCTGCTCGACCGGCAGAAGGCGGCGTTCGACGCCGCCTGTCGTGGTCGTCGCTTCGACATTCTGCTGGAAAAGCCCGGCCGCTTCCCCGGCCAGCTGATCGGCCGCTCGCCCTATCTGCAATCCGTCGTCGTCGAGGCCCCGCTTGAGGCCATCGGCACGCTGGCGGAGGTGGAAGTGCGCGAGGTCAGCACCAAGAGTCTTTCAGGCGACATCTGCGGCGGCGAGTTTTTTGGTGAACGACCGGCGCGCGAATCGCGTTTCATCGGGCAGGGCGAAAAACTGGAGGCGTGAGCGTGCGTCGACCTGGTAGCGGATCTGGTAGCGAGACGGAACGGACCCTCACCTCCCCGCGCGCGGCGCCGCGTGCCGTGCCGGCGGCCCCGCGCTGGATCGACACGCCGGACGACGATTCCGCCGGGCAGATCGTGCTGGCCTTCGACGACAACCGCGTCGCCAGCCAGCTTTTCGGCCATTACGGGCAGAATCTCGCCCTCATCGAGCGGCGGCTGGAAATCGTCGCCGAGCAGCGCGGCAACCATGTCACGCTGGAAGGACCGCGCGAGGCCTGCGAGCAGGCGCGCCATGTGCTGGAGACGCTCTATGCCCGGCTGAAGAAGGGCGGGGAACTCCAGCCCGGCGATGTCGAGGGCGTGCTGCGCGAGGCCGCCGCGCAGGGGCAATTGTTCGAGTTCGACCCCGCGACCAAGAAGCAGAGCTTCGACGAGATCCAGCTGCGCCGCCGGCCGGTGCGTGCCCGCACCGCCGCGCAGGACGCCTATATCCGCGCGCTCAAGCGGCAGACGCTGGTGTTCGGCGTTGGCCCCGCCGGCACCGGCAAAACCTGGCTCGCGGTCGCCTATGCCGTGCACCTCTTGGAGCGGCGCGTGGTCGACCGGCTGATCCTCTCCCGCCCGGCGGTGGAAGCGGGCGAGCGGCTCGGCTTCCTGCCCGGCGACATGAAGGAGAAGGTCGACCCCTATCTGCGCCCGATCTACGACGCGCTGCACGATCTGATGGACCGCGCCTTTGTCGAGCGGGCGATGATGTCCGGCGAGATCGAGATCGCCCCGCTGGCCTTCATGCGCGGGCGCACGCTGGCCAATGCCTGCGTCATCCTCGACGAGGCGCAGAACACCACCTCGATGCAGATGAAGATGTTCCTCACCCGCCTGGGCGAGAACTCGCACATGATCATCACCGGCGACCCCAGCCAGATCGACCTGCCGCCGGGCCAGACCTCCGGTCTCGCCGAGGCGGTGGGGCTGCTGAAGGATGTGGAAGGCGTCGAGGTGTGTCACTTCAACGCCGCCGACGTGGTGCGGCACGAGCTGGTGGGGCGCATCGTCGCCGCCTATGACCGCAAGGATTCGGCGGCGCGGGCGGCAGCCCCGGCGGGGATCGCGCGGCCATGAATGGGGAAGGCGACAGTCCCGCGCCGCAGGTCGAGGTCGACGTGCTGGTCGAGGCCGGGCCCTGGGCCTCGATCGCGGACGCCGAAGCGCTGGTGGTGCGGGCGGTCAACGCCGCCTGCGCCGGCGCACTCACCGAGTACGAGATCGACATCGACGGCGCCGAGATCGCGGTGAAGCTGACGGATGATGCGGCGCTGCAGGCGCTCAACCGCGACTGGCGCGGCAAGGACTACGCCACCAATGTGCTGTCCTTTCCCACCCCGGAGGTGGCGCGCGAGGGCGGCGATCCCCATCTGGGCGACATCGCCATCGCCTATGAAACGCTGGCGAGCGAGGCGGAGGCGGAAGGCAAACCTATCGCCGACCATCTCGCGCATCTCGCCGTCCATGGTACGCTGCATCTGCTCGGCTATGATCACGAGGTCGCGGAAGAGGCGGAGGAGATGGAGGCGATGGAGCGGCACGTGCTCGCCGGCCTCGCCATCGCCGACCCCTATGCCGAGACCGAACCCGTTCACCCCTGACCGAACCAACTGACCAAAAGGCCAATGTCCGATCCTCTTCCCAGTCCGTCCTCCGCCTCCCGGGGCAGCGAGGGCCCAAGTAGCGGCGCCAGCAATGGCGCCACCAGCGGCACCGCGACAAGCGTCGGGCAGCGAAGCAGGGCCGGCGGGGGCTCCAGCGAGCCTCGCGCCGGCATTTTCGGCCGGCTCCGCCACCTCATTGGCGGGCGGCGCTCCACCGGCTCGCTGCGCTCCGATCTCGCCGCCACCCTCGCGGCGCCCAGCACCGAGCCGGGAGCGGACCTTACCGCCACCGAGCGGACGATGCTCAAGAGCATCCTGGACCTGCGCGAGCTGCGCATCGGCGACCTCATGGTGCCGCGCGCGGACATCGTCGCCGTGCAGAAGGACATTTCGCTTGGCGAACTGCTCGCCGTCTTCGCCGAGGCCGGCCATTCCCGGCTCGTCGTCTATGACGACACGCTCGACGACCCCGTCGGCATGGTCCATATCCGCGATCTCGTGACCTATCTCACCCAGCGCGCCATGACGCCCCGCACCACGGCCTCGCGGGCCGAGGCGCTGCGCAACGGCCCGCGCCCCAGCGTGGCGGAGGCCCCCGCCGCCGGCGGCAAGGCCGCGCGGCCGGCGTTCAATCTGAAGGCCATCGACCTCTCCAACTCGCTGAGCGGCGCCAAGCTGATCCGCCGCCTGCTGTTCGTGCCGCCCTCCATGCCGTCCATCGAACTGCTGGCCAGCATGCAGGCGAGCCGCATCCATCTCGCCCTCGTCATCGACGAGTATGGCGGGACGGACGGCATCGTCTCGATGGAAGACCTCGTCGAGGAGATCGTCGGCGACATCGAGGACGAGCATGACGAGGACGAAACGCCCACCATCGCTCGCCAGGCCGATGGCAGCTTCATCGCCGATGCCCGCGCCAGCCTTGAGGACGTGGCCGAGATGATCGATCCGGCCTTCGCGCTCGGCGAGGAGGCGGAGGAAGTCGACACGCTCGGCGGCCTGCTCGTCACCCTCGCCGGCCGTGTGCCGGTGCGCGGCGAGATCGTCTCGGGGCCGGGAGATTTCGAGATCGAGGTGCTCGACGCCGATCCGCGCCGGGTCAAGCGGCTGCGCATCGCGGCGAGCCGCGGCGAGGCGGGGGCCGGCACCTCCCCGGCCATCGCTGACGGGTCGGCCTCCCGGGCGCGGGCCCTGCCGCCGCCGGCGCAGCAGACCGGGGACACCTCCCGCAACGAGCGGCCGCGCGACACCGATGCGGCCTGATGCGACGGCCGGGGCCGGTGGCGCCCGGCCCTTTTCCAGCCGATGCTGACCCCGGACCGCCTGCGGGCGGCCCCCGCCCGCTGGCGCGCCCTGGCCGCGCTGGTGGCCGGCGGCCTCTCCGCGCTGGCCATGCCGCCCTTCGGGCTGTGGCCGGTGCTGGCGCTGACGCTGCCGGTGCTGGTGTTCCTCATCGACGCCACCGCCGGCCTGCCCCTGCGCCGGGCGCTGGCGGCGAGCTTCCTCGCCGGCTGGCTGTTCGGCCTCGGCTATTTCGTTGCCGGCCTGTGGTGGATCGGCGAGGCCTTTCTGGTGCAGGCCGACGCCTTCCTGTGGCTGATGCCCTTCGCGGTGCTCGGCCTGCCGGCCTATCTCGCCCTCTACACCGGCTTCGGCTGCGTGCTGGCGCGGCTGTTGTGGACGGGCGGGCCGGGGCGGATTCTCGCCTTCGCCGCCGCCCTCACCCTGGCGGAGACCGCACGCGGCGCGTGGCTCACCGGTTTTCCCTGGAACGATTTCGGCTATGCGCTGGCGACCGATCTGCGTTTTGCGCAGGCGGCGTCCGTCGTCGGGCTCAGCGGTCTGTGCCTCGCGGCGCTGGCCTGCCTCGCCAGCCCGGCGGCGCTTTTCTCGCCCGAGGGCTCGCCCCGCACCCGCCCGCTGCCGCTCACCCTCGCCGTGGCCCTGCTCGCGGCGCTGTGGGCCGGCGGGCAGTGGCGTCTTGCGACCACAGAGGTCGGCACCGTGCCGGATGTGCGGCTGCGGCTGATGCAGCCGGACCTGCCGCAGGATCAGAAATTCCGCTACGATGCCCGCCGCACGGTGATGGACCTCTATCTCGCCACCAGCGAGAGCCAGGGTGGGCTGAAAGGCGTCACCCATCTGTTCTGGCCCGAATCGGCCTTCCCCTTCTTCCTCGAACGCGAGCCGGAGGCGCTGGCGCGGATCGTCGCCATGCTGCCGCCCGGCACGGTGCTCGTCACCGGCGCGGCGCGCTATCAGCCCGTGCCGGGCCGCGACCGGCCGGATGTTTTCAACAGTGTGCGGGTGATCGATTCGAGCGGGACGATTCGCGGCAATGCCGACAAGGTGCACCTCGTTCCGTTTGGCGAATATCTGCCGTTTCAGGAAACGCTGGAAGCGGTAGGGCTGGAAGCGCTGACCCGGGTGCGCGGTGGCTTCGCCGCCGCCCCCGCGCGGAGCCTGCTCGCCATTCCGGGCCTGCCCGACGCGGTGCCGCTGATCTGCTATGAGGCGATTTTTCCCACGGAGGTGATGCCCGCCCCCGCCGTGGACGCAGCGGAGACAGGACCGCGCCCCGGCTTCCTGCTCAATTTGTCCAATGACGCCTGGTTCGGCCTCACCCCCGGACCGTACCAGCATTTCGAGCAGTCGCGGCTGCGGGCGATCGAGCAGGGATTACCGCTGGTGCGGGTCACCAATAACGGTATCTCCGCCGTGGTAGACCCTTTGGGACGAATCAGCGCGATTCTACCCCTGGGTGTGCGGGGCGTCCTCGACGACAGCCTCCCGCAAGCTTTGCCAGCTACGACTTATGCCACACACGGCAGGGTGATATCGTGGTTGCTGCTTCTGGGCTGCTTCTGCGGGGCGCTCATGCTGCGCCTGCGAGCGATACACGCTTAGATTGATCGACGGCGGAACGCACTGCGCTTAGACTGCTCGCGGGCTCGGGTACTGCTTCTCTCCCTCTCAGCGGGGGGGAGGTATTTTTTTGTTTGCAGTCGGGGAAGCCGATGACGAAGAAATCACCCAATCCCGTCGACAAGCATGTCGGCAGCCGGGTCCGCATGCGACGCATGATGGTCGGGATGAGCCAGGAAAAACTCGGCGAGAGCCTCGGCATCACCTTCCAGCAGATCCAGAAATACGAAAAAGGCACCAACCGCAT comes from Ancylobacter polymorphus and encodes:
- the miaB gene encoding tRNA (N6-isopentenyl adenosine(37)-C2)-methylthiotransferase MiaB gives rise to the protein MSDTRKLYVRSFGCQMNVYDAQRMTDTLAKEGYVETDSPDDADLVILNTCHIREKAAEKVYSELGRLKKAQEEAGRRQMVAVAGCVAQAEGGEILKRARGVDLVVGPQSYHKLPELLADAARRGHNRRAGIVETEFPVEDKFDFLPPPTPAAIAKRGPTAFVTVQEGCDKFCTFCVVPYTRGAEVSRPLPKILDEVIRLAEAGVREVTLIGQNVNAYHGADAAGRTANLPELVRRIAEVPGIARVRYTTSHPRDMDDELIAAHRELPALMPYLHLPVQSGSNRVLAAMNRKHDRELFFDIVARVRAARPDIAFSSDFIVGFPGETEADFADTMDLVERVGFASAFSFKYSSRPGTPAAGMGEQVPEAAKSERIHALQALLDRQKAAFDAACRGRRFDILLEKPGRFPGQLIGRSPYLQSVVVEAPLEAIGTLAEVEVREVSTKSLSGDICGGEFFGERPARESRFIGQGEKLEA
- a CDS encoding PhoH family protein is translated as MPAAPRWIDTPDDDSAGQIVLAFDDNRVASQLFGHYGQNLALIERRLEIVAEQRGNHVTLEGPREACEQARHVLETLYARLKKGGELQPGDVEGVLREAAAQGQLFEFDPATKKQSFDEIQLRRRPVRARTAAQDAYIRALKRQTLVFGVGPAGTGKTWLAVAYAVHLLERRVVDRLILSRPAVEAGERLGFLPGDMKEKVDPYLRPIYDALHDLMDRAFVERAMMSGEIEIAPLAFMRGRTLANACVILDEAQNTTSMQMKMFLTRLGENSHMIITGDPSQIDLPPGQTSGLAEAVGLLKDVEGVEVCHFNAADVVRHELVGRIVAAYDRKDSAARAAAPAGIARP
- the ybeY gene encoding rRNA maturation RNase YbeY, which encodes MNGEGDSPAPQVEVDVLVEAGPWASIADAEALVVRAVNAACAGALTEYEIDIDGAEIAVKLTDDAALQALNRDWRGKDYATNVLSFPTPEVAREGGDPHLGDIAIAYETLASEAEAEGKPIADHLAHLAVHGTLHLLGYDHEVAEEAEEMEAMERHVLAGLAIADPYAETEPVHP
- a CDS encoding lysophospholipid acyltransferase family protein — its product is MRAWLVIVPVVLVTLLGIPLQWLSVALRLPTRRTIPVLYHRLVLALIGVRVRVVGAPAPARPLLIVANHVSWLDILVLGSRLPLCFVAKSEVARWPGIGLLAKLQRTIFVDRTSRTATGRVAGEMAARMNDGDPVVLFAEGTSSDGNRVLPFRSALIGAARQGMGEEEGAAAAIQPLAIAYIGLSGLPVGRAGRPHLAWYGDMDLAPHLMEVLRRGGVEVELRFGAPLAADGRKAAAQEAERAVRHLLAQALNGRPC
- the lnt gene encoding apolipoprotein N-acyltransferase, encoding MLTPDRLRAAPARWRALAALVAGGLSALAMPPFGLWPVLALTLPVLVFLIDATAGLPLRRALAASFLAGWLFGLGYFVAGLWWIGEAFLVQADAFLWLMPFAVLGLPAYLALYTGFGCVLARLLWTGGPGRILAFAAALTLAETARGAWLTGFPWNDFGYALATDLRFAQAASVVGLSGLCLAALACLASPAALFSPEGSPRTRPLPLTLAVALLAALWAGGQWRLATTEVGTVPDVRLRLMQPDLPQDQKFRYDARRTVMDLYLATSESQGGLKGVTHLFWPESAFPFFLEREPEALARIVAMLPPGTVLVTGAARYQPVPGRDRPDVFNSVRVIDSSGTIRGNADKVHLVPFGEYLPFQETLEAVGLEALTRVRGGFAAAPARSLLAIPGLPDAVPLICYEAIFPTEVMPAPAVDAAETGPRPGFLLNLSNDAWFGLTPGPYQHFEQSRLRAIEQGLPLVRVTNNGISAVVDPLGRISAILPLGVRGVLDDSLPQALPATTYATHGRVISWLLLLGCFCGALMLRLRAIHA
- a CDS encoding Fur family transcriptional regulator, whose translation is MNDKPTAIEEACVTLGLRMTDQRRVIARIIAEAQDHPDVEELHRRAVAVDDRISISTVYRTVKLFEDAGIIARHDFRDGRSRYEPVPDEHHDHLIDLRNGTVVEFRSEEIEQLQEEIARKLGYRLVGHRLELYGVPLDPKKD
- a CDS encoding hemolysin family protein, with translation MSDPLPSPSSASRGSEGPSSGASNGATSGTATSVGQRSRAGGGSSEPRAGIFGRLRHLIGGRRSTGSLRSDLAATLAAPSTEPGADLTATERTMLKSILDLRELRIGDLMVPRADIVAVQKDISLGELLAVFAEAGHSRLVVYDDTLDDPVGMVHIRDLVTYLTQRAMTPRTTASRAEALRNGPRPSVAEAPAAGGKAARPAFNLKAIDLSNSLSGAKLIRRLLFVPPSMPSIELLASMQASRIHLALVIDEYGGTDGIVSMEDLVEEIVGDIEDEHDEDETPTIARQADGSFIADARASLEDVAEMIDPAFALGEEAEEVDTLGGLLVTLAGRVPVRGEIVSGPGDFEIEVLDADPRRVKRLRIAASRGEAGAGTSPAIADGSASRARALPPPAQQTGDTSRNERPRDTDAA